One segment of Drosophila ananassae strain 14024-0371.13 chromosome 3R, ASM1763931v2, whole genome shotgun sequence DNA contains the following:
- the LOC6498666 gene encoding uncharacterized protein LOC6498666 isoform X2 produces the protein MSVLRALLLLALSATMALAQRRLALPDPRSCANRVRHATYRDARGVAHSYFFSWEHAPTRSLEVDWLDARNICRRHCMDAVSLETPQENDFVKQRISRGNVRYIWTSGRKCNFAGCDRPDLQPPNENGWFWSGSGAKIGPTSQRNTGDWSHTGGYNQAQPDNREAAQGNDESCLSILNNFYNDGIKWHDVACHHIKPFVCEDSDELLNFVRSRNPNVRL, from the coding sequence ATGTCCGTGCTGCGAGCACTTCTGCTGCTGGCACTGAGCGCCACCATGGCACTGGCCCAGCGTCGCCTGGCCCTGCCCGATCCGAGGAGCTGCGCCAACCGGGTACGTCATGCCACCTACCGCGATGCCAGGGGCGTGGCCCACTCGTACTTCTTCAGCTGGGAGCATGCACCCACCCGTAGTCTGGAGGTAGACTGGCTGGACGCGAGGAACATCTGCCGCCGGCACTGCATGGACGCCGTCTCCCTGGAGACGCCGCAGGAGAATGACTTTGTCAAGCAGCGTATTTCGCGGGGCAATGTGAGGTATATCTGGACCTCGGGCAGGAAGTGCAACTTTGCCGGATGCGACAGGCCCGATCTGCAGCCACCCAATGAGAACGGATGGTTCTGGTCGGGATCCGGAGCCAAGATTGGACCCACCTCGCAGCGCAACACTGGCGACTGGTCGCACACGGGCGGATACAACCAGGCCCAGCCCGACAACCGAGAGGCGGCCCAGGGCAACGACGAGAGTTGCCTGTCCATTCTGAACAACTTCTACAACGATGGCATCAAGTGGCACGATGTGGCATGCCACCACATCAAGCCATTCGTCTGCGAGGACTCCGACGAGCTGCTGAACTTTGTCCGCTCCCGGAATCCCAATGTCCGCTTGTAA
- the LOC6498666 gene encoding uncharacterized protein LOC6498666 isoform X1 produces MGEINVNPNMSVLRALLLLALSATMALAQRRLALPDPRSCANRVRHATYRDARGVAHSYFFSWEHAPTRSLEVDWLDARNICRRHCMDAVSLETPQENDFVKQRISRGNVRYIWTSGRKCNFAGCDRPDLQPPNENGWFWSGSGAKIGPTSQRNTGDWSHTGGYNQAQPDNREAAQGNDESCLSILNNFYNDGIKWHDVACHHIKPFVCEDSDELLNFVRSRNPNVRL; encoded by the exons ATGGGGGAAATCAATGT AAATCCAAACATGTCCGTGCTGCGAGCACTTCTGCTGCTGGCACTGAGCGCCACCATGGCACTGGCCCAGCGTCGCCTGGCCCTGCCCGATCCGAGGAGCTGCGCCAACCGGGTACGTCATGCCACCTACCGCGATGCCAGGGGCGTGGCCCACTCGTACTTCTTCAGCTGGGAGCATGCACCCACCCGTAGTCTGGAGGTAGACTGGCTGGACGCGAGGAACATCTGCCGCCGGCACTGCATGGACGCCGTCTCCCTGGAGACGCCGCAGGAGAATGACTTTGTCAAGCAGCGTATTTCGCGGGGCAATGTGAGGTATATCTGGACCTCGGGCAGGAAGTGCAACTTTGCCGGATGCGACAGGCCCGATCTGCAGCCACCCAATGAGAACGGATGGTTCTGGTCGGGATCCGGAGCCAAGATTGGACCCACCTCGCAGCGCAACACTGGCGACTGGTCGCACACGGGCGGATACAACCAGGCCCAGCCCGACAACCGAGAGGCGGCCCAGGGCAACGACGAGAGTTGCCTGTCCATTCTGAACAACTTCTACAACGATGGCATCAAGTGGCACGATGTGGCATGCCACCACATCAAGCCATTCGTCTGCGAGGACTCCGACGAGCTGCTGAACTTTGTCCGCTCCCGGAATCCCAATGTCCGCTTGTAA